One region of Trichoderma breve strain T069 chromosome 7 map unlocalized scaffold00007, whole genome shotgun sequence genomic DNA includes:
- a CDS encoding fatty acid hydroxylase superfamily domain-containing protein: MENLSSEAPIMANHSLYDSSLPPLPAYTLEPKPDLFPFISDLWLSLVLPVIVYWVMSLFFHCIDMLDLFPQYRLHTPEEITKRNHATRYEVARDVIIQQIIQITTGYALAVTEPQEMIGKQDYDIAVWATRIRLAQRALPGLLGLVGLNATAISKSMSSSYPLLAGVLAGGYYPVSTTGSADATPTFTAWEMTLAKAIYHVLVPALQYFVAIFILDSWQYFLHRLMHVNRWLYTTFHSRHHRLYVPYAYGALYNHPIEGFLLDTLGAGIGFKVTGMSLLQGTCFFSFSTIKTIDDHCGYSFPWDPLQLITSNNAAYHDIHHQTWGIKANFSQPFFTFWDQLLGTKYSGKRDNTPVGRKQAEKTQ; this comes from the exons ATGGAAAACCTCTCATCCGAGGCCCCCATCATGGCGAACCACAGTCTCTACGATTCCTCGCTTCCGCCGCTGCCGGCCTACACCCTCGAGCCAAAGCCCGACCTGTTCCCCTTCATCTCCGACCTCTGGCTGTCGCTGGTGCTGCCCGTCATCGTCTACTGGGTCatgtcgctcttcttccactgcATCGACATGCTAGATCTCTTCCCTCAGTACCGCCTGCATACCCCGGAAGAAATCACCAAGCGAAACCACGCGACTCGCTACGAGGTTGCCCGCGATGTCATCATCCAGCAAATCATCCAGATCACGACCGGATATGCGCTTGCAGTCACTGAGCCACAGGAGATGATTGGCAAGCAGGACTACGACATTGCTGTCTGGGCCACTCGCATCCGCCTTGCCCAGCGCGCCCTGCCCGGTCTGCTCGGCCTTGTCGGCCTCAACGCGaccgccatctccaagagCATGTCGTCTTCCTATCCCTTGCTTGCTGGTGTCTTGGCGGGTGGCTACTATCCCGTATCTACGACCGGCTCGGCCGATGCTACCCCGACATTCACTGCTTGGGAGATGACTCTTGCAAAGGCCATCTACCATGTCCTCGTTCCCGCCCTGCAATACTTtgttgccatcttcatccttgatTCTTGGCAATACTTCCTTCACCGATTGATGCACGTCAACCGCTGGCTGTACA CAACTTTCCACTCTCGCCACCACCGTCTCTATGTCCCATATGCCTACGGTGCTCTGTACAACCACCCTATCGAGGGATTCCTCCTCGACACCCTCGGTGCTGGCATCGGATTCAAGGTCACCGGCATGTCTCTGCTCCAGGGCAcatgcttcttctccttctcaacCATCAAGACCATTGATGACCACTGCGGATACTCCTTCCCCTGGGACCCCCTTCAGCTCATCACGAGCAACAATGCTGCCTACCACGACATTCACCACCAGACTTGGGGAATCAAGGCCAACTTCTCACAGCCCTTTTTCACGTTCTGGGACCAGCTTCTGGGAACCAAATACAGTGGAAAGCGGGACAACACGCCTGTCGGCAGGAAGCAGGCTGAGAAGACCCAGTAA